CGGTTTCCCGCTAACCCCTCCCCTTAACCTTCCAGCACCGGGCAGGCGTCAGCCCCTATACGTCGGATTCCTCCTTAGCAGAGACCTGTGTTTTTGCTAAACAGTCGCTTGGGCCTATTCTCTGCGGCCCTTTCACCAGCAGTTTCCTACCAGCTACTCGGGCACCCCTTCTCCCGAAGTTACGGGGTCAGTTTGCCGAGTTCCTTAACGAGGGTTCTCCCGTTCGCCTTAGGATTCTCTCCTCGCCTACCTGTGTCGGTTTGCAGTACGGGCACCCTCAACCTCGCTAGAGGCTTTTCTTGGCAGTGTGGGTTCAGCCGCTTCGGTACTTTTTTTCCCTCCCCGTCACCCTTCAGCACCGCCAGACGGTTTTGCCTATCTGGCTAGCCTTTGGGTTTGGACGCGCTCTACCAACCGCGCGCTCGGCCTACCCTCCTGCGTCACCCCTTCGCTCAAACGGTCTCGGGTGGCACGGGATTGTCAACCCGTTGTCCATCGCCTACGCATTCCATGCCTCGGCTTAGGCCCCGGCTAACCCTGAGCGGACGAGCCTTCCTCAGGAATCCTTAGGCTTTCGGCGGGCAGGATTCTCACCTGCCTCTCGCTACTTATACCGACATTCTCACTTCCTACCAGTCCACCTAACCTTCCGGTTAAGCTTCGGCCCAGTAGGAACGCTCCCCTACCACGATGACCTTACGGCCATCATCCGCAGCTTCGGTGTAAGCCTTCAGCCCCGTTACATTTTCGGCGCAGCACCGCTTGACCAGTGAGCTATTACGCACTCTTTAAATGATGGCTGCTTCTAAGCCAACATCCTGGTTGTCTCAGCAGTGCCACATCCTTCCCCACTTAGGCTTACTTCGGGACCTTAGCTGACGGTCTGGGCTGTTCCCCTCTCGACTATGAAGCTTATCCCCCATAGTCTGACTCCCAACTATCCTCTGCCCGGCATTCGGAGTTTGATAGGGTTCGGTAACCTCTCGGCCCCTAGCCCATTCAGTGCTCTACCTCCGAGCAGGTCCAGTTGAGGCTAGCCCTAAAGCTATTTCGGGGAGAACCAGCTATCTCCGCGTTCGATTGGCATTTCACCCCTACCCACAGCTCATCCCATGACTTTTCAACGTCAACGTGGTTCGGGCCTCCACGGAAGGTTAGTTCCGCTTCACCCTGGCCATGGGTAGATCACGCGGTTTCGGGTCTACTGCGCCAAACTATCGCCCTCTTCAGACTCGCTTTCGCTTCGGCTCCGGTGCTCTAGCACCTTAACCTCGCTTGGCACAGTAACTCGCCGGTCCGTTCTGCAAAAAGTACGAGGTCGCTTCCGCTCCCTCTGCTTGTAGACACACGGTTTCAGGTTCTATTTCACTCCCCTCCCGGGGTTCTTTTCACCTTTCCCTCACGGTACTATGCGCTATCGGTCGCAAGGTGGTATTTAGCCTTGGAAGATGGTCCTCCCTGCTTCCCACGGGGTTCCACGTGTCCCGTGGTACTCGGGATGTGCCAGACGGCTGTCAGAGTTTCGCCTACAGGGCTGTCACCTTCTGCGGCCCCGCTTTCCAGCGGTGTTCGGCTACCCCTTCAGCTCGCCTCGCCTTACCGCCAGTCAGGCCCGGCACTCCCTCAACCCCCATCATGCAACGGTGGCGGCCTTTTACACATGATGGGTTTGGGCTCTTCCCCTTTCGCTCGCCGCTACTCAGGGAATCGCTGTTGCTTTCTTTTCCTCGGGGTACTTAGATGTTTCAGTTCCCCCGGTTCGCCTCCCATGCCTATGTGTTCAGCATGGGATACCGCAGGTTCTCCTGCGGTGGGTTCCCCCATTCGGGTACCCCCGGATCAACGCTTGCTTGCAGCTCCCCGGGGCGTTTCGCCGCTTGCCGCGCCCTTCTTCGCCCCCTCGCGCCAAGGCATCCACCGTGTGCCCTTAGTAGCTTGACCAAAAGCCTCAGACGCTCATTTTCATACCCACTGTGTAATTTTCAAGGTGCAGGAGATTATGGTGGGCTTAGGTGGACTCGAACCACCGACCTCACGCTTATCAGGCGTGCGCTCTCACCAACTGAGCTATAAGCCCTTACCACATTAGAGGAATCAATTTTATCTGGTGGAGATGAGGAGATTCGAACTCCTGACCCCCTGCGTGCAAAGCAGGTGCTCTCCCAACTGAGCTACACCCCCACGCTAACACATGATCCCTCAAAACCAAACAGTGCCACACCCGGTCAAGCTCCTTAGAAAGGAGGTGATCCAGCCGCACCTTCCGGTACGGCTACCTTGTTACGACTTCACCCCAGTCGCTGGCCCCACCTTCGACGGCATCTTATGCCGGCTTCGGGTGTTGCCAACTCCCATGGTGTGACGGGCGGTGTGTACAAGGCCCGGGAACGTATTCACCGCGGCATGCTGATCCGCGATTACTAGCGATTCCGCCTTCATGCAGGCGAGTTGCAGCCTGCAATCTGAACTGAGACCGGTTTTTAGGGATTCGCTCCAGCTCGCGCCTTCGCTTCCCGCTGTACCGGCCATTGTAGCACGTGTGTGGCCCAGGCCATAAAGGGCATGATGATTTGACGTCATCCCCACCTTCCTCCGCCTTGTCGGCGGCAGTTCCTCTAGAGTGCCCGGCTTTACCCGCTGGCAACTAGAGGTAGGGGTTGCGCTCGTTGCGGGACTTAACCCAACATCTCACGACACGAGCTGACGACAACCATGCACCACCTGTGCAGGCTCCCTCGGTTTCCCTCGGGTCGCTCCCCTTTCGGTTCGCTACTACCTGCATGTCAAGGCCTGGTAAGGTTCTTCGCGTTGCTTCGAATTAAACCACATGCTCCACCGCTTGTGCGGGCCCCCGTCAATTCCTTTGAGTTTCAACCTTGCGGCCGTACTCCCCAGGCGGGTCACTTATTGCGTTAGCTCCGGCACGGACAGCTTGACAACTGCCCACACCTAGTGACCATCGTTTACGGCTAGGACTACCGGGGTATCTAATCCCGTTCGCTCCCCTAGCTTTCGCGCCTCAGCGTCAGGGTCGGTCCAGAGAGCCGCCTTCGCCACTGGTGTTCCTCCCGGTATCTACGCATTTCACCGCTACTCCGGGAATTCCACTCTCCTCTCCCGCCCTCAAGATCCGCAGTTTTGCAGGCACCTCCAGGGTTGAGCCCTGGCTTTTTACCCGCAACTTGCAGACCCGCCTACACGCCCTTTACGCCCAGTGATTCCGGACAACGCTCGCCCCCTACGTATTACCGCGGCTGCTGGCACGTAGTTAGCCGGGGCTTCCTCCCCGGGTACCGTCCTCTTCGTCCCCGGTGACAGGAGTTTACAACCCGAAGGCCTTCTTCCTCCACGCGGCGTCGCTGGGTCAGGGTTTCCCCCATTGCCCAAGATTCCCCACTGCTGCCTCCCGTAGGAGTCTGGGCCGTGTCCCAGTCCCAGTGTGGCCGTCCACCCTCTCAGGCCGGCTACCCGTCGTCGCCTTGGTGGGCCGTTACCCCGCCAACTAGCTGATGGGCCGCAGGCCCATCCACCACCGCTAAATCGCTTTCTTTACCAGCCATGCAGCCAGTAAAGATATCGGGTATTACCCCCGGTTTCCCAGGGCTATCCCCGTGTGGTGGGTAGGTTGCCTACGTGTTACTCACCCGTCCGCCGCTGGGTAAATCTCGTGGAAAACCACTCAATTTACCCCGCTCGACTTGCATGTGTTAGGCACGCCGCCAGCGTTCGTCCTGAGCCAGGATCAAACTCTCAGGTTAAATCCTTCCAATTAAGCCTTTCGGCTTTCCTTTTCTCAATTACACACCTTTTGTCCGTTGAAACTCTCAGGCGTGACACTGTTCAGTTTTCAAGGATCATTGCGTCAGGAATTTCATTATAACATCTTTCTGTGCTTGTGTCAAGTTTGTTTGGTCGATTCTGTCATTCACTTTATGTGGCTGACGATTTTTTATTATACATCATGTGTCGGAGTCTGTCAACACCAATTGTTAATTTTTTTTGAGCAGTTCAACCGTCAGCGTTTAATACTATACCACAAGCCGGATACGGGTTCAATTTTAAAAGCCATGAAATTTTGCTATTTTTACCGGCTAATCCCAACTATCCCTCGGTTATTCTCTTTTTTTCACCGGATTACCTTATTGTTTGAAATCCAGTATGGTCTGCGGAACATTCCCAACTATTATAGTTTCGGCTATGGGTACGTTGGTCTTTACCTCCACGCTGGAACTCAGAAATGGCCGAACCACCCTTACCTGGGCGGTTATATCCAGAATGATTTTGTGTCTCGTTTGGTTAATACCCGCTTCCTCGAAAGCTTCCGAAGTATGCACATGCGCCGTCCCTACAGGATAAAGCGATACATTTATGGGAGGACCCAGATTTGCAAATATTTTGCTGCCTGTTACTGACCCAAGAGGAATCTGTATACCGTCCATCGTTATTTCTTTAAGTGCCTTCACTACTTCCAAAGTCGTTTCGGTTTCAATCCTGTTAATTTCAATAGTATTTATTTGAATTAGAGTAATCTGCCCGCTTACGTCTTTGTGGATTGTGATAAGATCTTTGTACTGGACATTCTTGGCTATCTTCTCTTTAACCGCCCGGTTTATGGCTTCCGTGGCCAATATCCGAGTTCGGGCCTCGGCTATGGCAAAAACGGTAGGTGCTATCTGTCTTTCTATGAAGATTAACATGAGAAAAGTGATTAAAGCTATGGTGATCAAAATGGCGTACAAGTTAATCAATTTATATGTAAAGATTCGTCTGTACCACCTGGGCCGGCCAAACATAAAAAACCCCTCCTATTAGAATATGCAGGAGGGGATCAATTTGTTCCTTATCTATTTTATGATCTGACTACCCTCACGAACTTTCTTTTTCCCACCTGAAGGACTACAGGAGATGAGATTTCGAGATCCATAGCATCGGAAATTTTTTCTCCGTTTATTTTTACTGCTCCCTGCTTTATCATCCTTAAAGCTTCACTGTTAGAAGAACATAAACCTGAAAGGGTCATCAATTTTGGTAACCATACCTTGCCTTCATCGATTTTGAACTCAGGGATTTCGTCGGGTAAATCCTTTTTCTGAAATACTCTCACGAAGTTTTCCTCGGCTCTTAATGCTTCCTCGTCTCCGTGGTATATCTTTACAATTTCCCTTGCCAGCCTCATCTTTGCGTCTCTAGGGTTAATATTCCCTTCTTTAATGCCTTTCTCTATTTTGTCTATCTCTTCAGGATCGACGTATGTTGCCAGCCTATAGTATTCCATCATGACCTCGTCGGGAATCGACATAACCTTCCCATACATCTCGTCGGGTGGTTCACTGACACCTATGTAATTTCCAAGGCTTTTACTCATTTTCCTCTTGCCGTCAATCCCCACGAGGATGGGCATGAGCATAGCCACTTGCGGTTCCTGTCCGTACTCTTTTTGCAATGTCCTACCCATCAGTATATTAAATTTCTGTTCGGTGGCACCCAGTTCTACGTCGGCTTCTAAAGCGACCGAGTCGTAACCTTGCATCAGCGGGTAAAAAAATTCGTGAATTGATATAGGCCTGCCTTCCTTAAATCTCTGGCTGAAGTCCTCCCTTTCGAGCATACGGGCTACGGTATACTTAGATGCTAGCTTTAAGACATCTTCAAAACTCATACGTCCCAGCCATTCGCTGTTGAATGCTATTCTGGTCTTACCGGGATCGAGGATTTTAAAAACCTGTTCCTTGTAGGTCCTGGCGTTTTCCATTATTTCTTCTCTGGAAAGCTGTTTTCTGGTTTCCGATTTACCCGTAGGATCTCCTATCATTCCGGTAAAATCACCGATCAGCAATATAACCTCATGCCCCAGATCCTGAAACTGGCGCATTTTTTTCAGTACAACAGCGTGGCCCAGGTGAACGTCCGGCGCTGTAGGGTCTAAACCAAGTTTGACCCTCAGAGGTTTTTTGGTTTCATAAGACCTTTTTAATTTGTTAAGCAATTCTTCTTCGAATATGATCTCAACCGCATTTTGTTTTAAGATTTCAAGTTGTTCTTCAGGTCTCAATGTTATCCCTCTTCCGTCAGCATGTTTTTATTTTCATAATTATAGCACAGTCTGAGTATATGTTCAAACATTTGTATTTCCATTAAGATTTATATTGTGGTATAATTATTTTTGCATAACGGTTCGAGGGGTAACATATATGGCAAATCAAGGAGGTTAGTTATGAGTAATAATACCGGAAAAAGAAAACTCTCTCTTTATAGGAGTTTGTTATTTTTAGCATTATTTTTTGTGCTCGCATCCTCCGGAGTCGCACTCGGGTTGTTCATTTACTACGTAAAGGATACCCCGCCTTTTGATCCTCAAAAATTAAAACCCAGCGAAACTTCAATTGTTTACGATACAAAGGGCAAAGTAATTGCAGAGCTTCATGGAGAGCAGAACCGCATCCCCGT
The DNA window shown above is from Thermosediminibacter oceani DSM 16646 and carries:
- the yunB gene encoding sporulation protein YunB; the protein is MFGRPRWYRRIFTYKLINLYAILITIALITFLMLIFIERQIAPTVFAIAEARTRILATEAINRAVKEKIAKNVQYKDLITIHKDVSGQITLIQINTIEINRIETETTLEVVKALKEITMDGIQIPLGSVTGSKIFANLGPPINVSLYPVGTAHVHTSEAFEEAGINQTRHKIILDITAQVRVVRPFLSSSVEVKTNVPIAETIIVGNVPQTILDFKQ
- the tyrS gene encoding tyrosine--tRNA ligase; amino-acid sequence: MRPEEQLEILKQNAVEIIFEEELLNKLKRSYETKKPLRVKLGLDPTAPDVHLGHAVVLKKMRQFQDLGHEVILLIGDFTGMIGDPTGKSETRKQLSREEIMENARTYKEQVFKILDPGKTRIAFNSEWLGRMSFEDVLKLASKYTVARMLEREDFSQRFKEGRPISIHEFFYPLMQGYDSVALEADVELGATEQKFNILMGRTLQKEYGQEPQVAMLMPILVGIDGKRKMSKSLGNYIGVSEPPDEMYGKVMSIPDEVMMEYYRLATYVDPEEIDKIEKGIKEGNINPRDAKMRLAREIVKIYHGDEEALRAEENFVRVFQKKDLPDEIPEFKIDEGKVWLPKLMTLSGLCSSNSEALRMIKQGAVKINGEKISDAMDLEISSPVVLQVGKRKFVRVVRS